The proteins below come from a single Aegilops tauschii subsp. strangulata cultivar AL8/78 chromosome 6, Aet v6.0, whole genome shotgun sequence genomic window:
- the LOC109750878 gene encoding protein FAR1-RELATED SEQUENCE 5-like, with protein sequence MNEAKTLLSKLLQEHRIKPRKIMSIFRKLCGCKFGNITFDVRKLDNLKQVEREKRRNTDIEHTMNYIEKLQVDKPGFVFKAQRDSSNAILSLFWTNSRSRLDYLLFGDIISFDTTFSTNKYNMPFAPIIGVNGHSRTIVFGWALLQDEKADTFKWLFETFVDVMGGKKPRVVLTDQDAAMKKAVPKVFPDAFHRFCIWHVCRKARENLKVYFHLKKGTEKDMEECIMQSLTVEEFERKWKEMEEKYSCGKHAHVKRMWDNRQYFVPAYFQGVFCPFTRSTSRSESFNSNFKDYVLRKDTIETFIHQYELFQENVIHIENQDRFISNEKVPVMWGYQRFERHAAEIYTRAIYCKFLTEMMNATAFGVKEIDKDKKYELKRNFEYENPEFDREVFIVQTDRTTDEFDCECGKFQKDELLDATNTIHTKHLLGKEQAVATREDGNNSRDRDDVNNDMRDPAVKKNKSVRKGDKLKSRSEIEA encoded by the exons ATGAATGAGGCTAAAACACTGCTTTCCAAGCTCTTACAGGAGCACAGGATAAAGCCTAGAAAGATTATGAGCATATTTAGAAAGCTGTGTGGATGTAAATTTGGAAATATTACGTTTGATGTGAGGAAACTAGACAATTTGAAGCAAGTTGAGCGTGAAAAAAGAAGGAACACTGACATTGAGCATACTATGAACTACATTGAGAAGctgcaagttgacaagccaggtTTCGTATTCAAGGCGCAAAGAGACTCTTCCAATGCAATTCTAAGTTTGTTTTGGACAAATTCAAGATCAAGATTGGATTACTTACTGTTTGGGGACATTATTTCATTTGATACGACGTTCAGCACCAACAAGTACAATATGCCGTTTGCACCGATTATAGGAGTTAATGGCCACTCCAGAACAATTGTCTTCGGCTGGGCTCTTTTGCAGGATGAGAAAGCGGATACTTTCAAGTGGCTATTTGAAACATTTGTTGATGTGATGGGTGGGAAGAAGCCAAGAGTAGTCCTTACTGATCAGGATGCAGCCATGAAAAAAGCAGTCCCAAAGGTGTTTCCGGATGCATTTCACAGATTTTGCATTTGGCATGTTTGCAGGAAAGCAAGAGAAAATCTGAAAGTTTACTTCCATTTGAAGAAAGGGACGGAGAAGGATATGGAAGAATGTATCATGCAATCATTaacagttgaggaatttgaaagaaAATGGAAAGAAATGGAGGAGAAGTACAGTTGTGGAAAACATGCTCACGTTAAGCGCATGTGGGACAACAGGCAGTACTTTGTACCTGCTTATTTCCAGGGAGTGTTCTGTCCCTTTACTAGATCAACAAGCAGAAGTGAGAGTTTCAACTCTAATTTCAAGGATTATGTCTTGAGGAAGGATACAATTGAAACATTCATCCATCAGTATGAGCTGTTCCAAGAGAACGTGATTCACATAGAGAACCAAGATAGATTCATATCTAATGAAAAGGTTCCTGTAATGTGGGGTTATCAGCGGTTTGAACGACATGCAGCTGAGATATACACTAGAGCAATATACTGCAAGTTCTTGACGGAGATGATGAATGCAACAGCTTTTGGAGTAAAGGAGATTGATAAAGATAAAAAATATGAACTTAAGAGGAACTTTGAATATGAAAATCCAGAGTTTGATAGGGAAGTGTTCATTGTGCAAACAGATAGAACTACTGATGAATTTGATTGTGAATGTGGAAAGTTTCAGAAGGATG AGTTACTCGATGCTACTAATACTATCCATACTAAGCACCTGTTGGGGAAAGAACAAGCAGTAGCAACCCGAGAAGATGGGAATAATTCCAGGGATAGGGATGATGTAAACAACGACATGAGAGATCCTGCAGTGAAAAAGAACAAATCTGTGAGAAAAGGCGACAAATTGAAGTCTCGTTCAGAGATTGAAGCTTAG